One Streptomyces sp. NBC_01217 genomic region harbors:
- a CDS encoding amino acid adenylation domain-containing protein — MIGTTGSGADGVGRLLTHGQERLWFLDQLDPGDASYNIPLVFRLTGALSVGALRAAFDGTVARHEALRTRFPATDGRPVAVVGPPAPVGIESIDVRERPETSARLLAARTNAGFDLAQGPLLRVTLLRTADDEHLLCLVLHHIVADGWSLNLLRDELATRYAAHLEGRPADLPPVLPYTAYAARERESAQGPEADEALGYWRDRLAGAPVLELRPSVETPPGEAGGRGAFHTRRMAGAAAGVEELARERRCTPFMVVLAAYQSLLHRWTGQDDFCVGVPAAGRGEPELEELVGYFSTTLVLRAELEGGPSFGELLRRVRRTAMAAISHDRVPFERLIDELGIERRLGSSPLFQTLLTVHTQDEGGEGGRFSFAGLRCEDVDGGHAASKFELMLDIRREGADLIAVFGYRTDLFDADWADRLARHFETLLRGALAAPDTPVPELPMLSAAERDELLALGTGAPGDAVETVPAELARTVEEHGTAVAVRGPGGEVSHRDLWDAAGALAVRLRAAGVRRGDVVGVCLPRGAAAITAMLGAWRAGAAYLPLDLGYPRPRLEFMVADTGVRVVVAEAGEATGLSWPDLGITVIPSGGDAPAEAPDLDWQAGPDDAAYIIHTSGSTGTPKGVVVPHRALAARVVWMRREYGITADDRVLQFASLSFDTHAEEVFPALTAGARLEIGEAGAMPGRPEEWHGEGPTVLDLPTPYWHRLVDDIDAVAWPTGLRLLILGADQVQPGAVAAWRARFGDAVRVVNSYGPTETTVIATATELGEADTARRPAIGQPLSGTTVTVCDVHGRLLPYGAVGELLVGGAGVTYGYGGRPGATARAYVPDPYGPPGARRYRTGDLARWRSDGQLEFLGRLDAQIKVRGYRVEPGEVEAALLGLPGVGQSAVVVRDEALVGYVVAAPGADGPPSPAGLRAALAAALPAHLVPNSLVVLDALPLTPNGKLDRCALPAPEQRPDLGPGYVAPRTDAEELVAAAWAEVLGLDRVGALDDFFDLGGHSLLATRVVARIRAAAGLTVPLRVLFVHRTAETFAVAVEDLLLAEIEAMSEEDAEELLAAGDSPERNGMTTS, encoded by the coding sequence ATGATCGGTACGACCGGGTCGGGCGCTGACGGCGTGGGGCGGCTGCTCACTCATGGGCAGGAACGGCTCTGGTTCCTGGACCAGTTGGACCCCGGGGACGCCTCGTACAACATCCCGCTCGTGTTCCGGCTGACCGGGGCGCTGTCGGTCGGGGCCCTGCGTGCCGCGTTCGATGGGACCGTGGCCCGGCACGAGGCGCTGCGCACCCGGTTCCCCGCCACGGACGGGCGGCCGGTCGCCGTCGTCGGGCCGCCCGCGCCGGTGGGGATCGAGAGCATCGACGTACGCGAACGGCCGGAGACCTCGGCGCGGTTGCTGGCCGCGCGGACCAACGCCGGGTTCGACCTCGCCCAGGGGCCGCTGCTCCGGGTGACGCTGCTGCGTACGGCGGACGACGAGCACCTCCTGTGCCTGGTGCTCCACCACATCGTCGCCGACGGCTGGTCGCTCAACCTGCTGCGTGACGAGCTCGCCACCCGTTACGCCGCCCATCTGGAGGGCCGCCCCGCCGACCTCCCGCCCGTTCTCCCGTACACCGCGTACGCCGCCCGGGAACGGGAGTCGGCGCAGGGGCCCGAGGCGGACGAGGCGCTGGGCTACTGGCGCGACCGGCTCGCGGGTGCTCCGGTGCTCGAACTGCGGCCCAGCGTGGAGACACCGCCCGGTGAGGCAGGCGGGCGGGGCGCTTTCCACACCCGGCGGATGGCGGGTGCGGCGGCCGGGGTGGAGGAGCTGGCGAGGGAGCGGCGGTGCACGCCCTTCATGGTGGTCCTTGCCGCGTACCAGTCGCTGCTGCACCGCTGGACGGGTCAGGACGACTTCTGCGTGGGGGTGCCCGCGGCGGGCCGGGGCGAGCCCGAACTCGAGGAGCTGGTCGGGTACTTCTCCACCACCCTGGTGCTCCGTGCCGAACTGGAGGGCGGTCCCTCCTTCGGTGAGCTGCTGCGGCGGGTCCGCAGAACGGCGATGGCCGCGATCAGCCACGACCGGGTGCCCTTCGAGCGGCTCATCGACGAGCTGGGGATCGAGCGCCGGCTGGGCAGCAGCCCGCTGTTCCAGACCCTGCTCACCGTGCACACCCAGGACGAGGGCGGCGAGGGCGGGCGTTTTTCCTTCGCCGGTCTGCGGTGCGAGGACGTCGACGGCGGCCACGCGGCCAGCAAGTTCGAGCTGATGCTGGACATCCGGCGCGAGGGCGCCGACCTGATCGCGGTCTTCGGCTACCGCACCGATCTGTTCGACGCCGACTGGGCGGACCGGCTGGCCCGGCACTTCGAGACCCTGCTGCGCGGGGCGCTGGCCGCCCCGGACACGCCCGTACCGGAGCTGCCGATGCTGTCGGCCGCCGAGCGGGACGAACTGCTCGCGCTGGGCACGGGTGCGCCGGGTGATGCCGTCGAGACCGTGCCGGCCGAACTGGCGCGCACCGTCGAGGAACACGGCACGGCGGTCGCGGTGCGCGGGCCCGGCGGCGAGGTGTCGCACCGGGATCTGTGGGACGCGGCCGGGGCGCTCGCGGTGCGGCTGCGGGCGGCGGGGGTGCGCCGCGGTGACGTGGTCGGCGTCTGTCTGCCGCGTGGCGCGGCCGCCATCACGGCCATGCTGGGGGCCTGGCGGGCGGGGGCGGCCTATCTGCCGCTCGACCTCGGCTATCCGCGCCCCCGGCTGGAGTTCATGGTCGCCGACACCGGTGTACGGGTCGTGGTGGCGGAGGCGGGCGAGGCCACGGGGCTGTCCTGGCCCGACCTGGGCATCACCGTGATCCCGTCCGGTGGCGACGCTCCCGCCGAGGCGCCCGACCTCGACTGGCAGGCCGGGCCCGACGACGCGGCCTACATCATCCACACCTCCGGCTCCACCGGTACGCCCAAGGGCGTCGTCGTACCGCACCGGGCCCTGGCCGCGCGGGTCGTCTGGATGCGCCGGGAGTACGGGATCACCGCCGATGACCGGGTGCTCCAGTTCGCCTCGCTCAGCTTCGACACCCACGCGGAAGAGGTCTTTCCGGCGCTCACCGCCGGGGCCCGCCTGGAGATCGGGGAGGCCGGTGCGATGCCGGGCCGCCCCGAGGAGTGGCACGGTGAGGGGCCGACGGTCCTCGATCTGCCCACCCCGTACTGGCACCGGCTGGTCGACGACATCGACGCCGTCGCCTGGCCGACCGGACTCCGTCTGCTGATCCTCGGCGCGGACCAGGTGCAGCCGGGCGCGGTCGCCGCGTGGCGCGCACGCTTCGGCGACGCGGTGCGGGTCGTCAACTCCTACGGCCCGACCGAGACCACCGTGATCGCCACCGCCACGGAGCTGGGCGAGGCCGACACGGCGCGGCGTCCGGCCATCGGGCAGCCGCTGAGCGGCACCACGGTGACCGTGTGCGATGTGCACGGCCGGCTGCTGCCGTACGGAGCCGTCGGCGAACTGCTGGTCGGCGGCGCCGGGGTGACGTACGGATACGGCGGAAGGCCCGGGGCCACGGCGCGTGCGTACGTACCCGATCCGTACGGTCCGCCCGGCGCGCGCCGCTACCGCACCGGCGATCTGGCGCGTTGGCGGTCCGACGGGCAACTGGAGTTCCTGGGCAGGCTCGACGCACAGATCAAGGTGCGCGGATACCGGGTGGAGCCCGGTGAGGTGGAGGCCGCCCTGCTGGGCCTGCCGGGGGTCGGGCAGTCTGCGGTGGTCGTACGCGACGAGGCGCTGGTCGGGTACGTGGTCGCCGCTCCGGGTGCGGACGGACCGCCCTCACCGGCCGGGCTGAGGGCCGCGCTCGCCGCCGCCCTTCCCGCCCACCTGGTACCGAACTCGCTCGTCGTCCTGGACGCGCTGCCCCTCACCCCGAACGGCAAGCTGGACCGTTGCGCCCTGCCCGCCCCCGAACAGCGGCCGGACCTCGGTCCCGGCTATGTGGCGCCACGCACCGACGCGGAGGAGCTGGTCGCCGCCGCCTGGGCCGAGGTGCTCGGCCTGGACCGGGTCGGGGCACTGGACGACTTCTTCGACCTGGGCGGGCACTCGCTGCTCGCCACCCGGGTCGTCGCCCGCATCAGAGCGGCGGCGGGCCTCACCGTGCCGTTGCGCGTCCTGTTCGTCCACCGCACCGCGGAAACGTTCGCCGTCGCGGTGGAGGACCTGCTGCTGGCGGAGATCGAGGCCATGTCCGAAGAGGACGCCGAGGAGCTTCTCGCGGCCGGCGACAGCCCGGAGAGAAACGGAATGACGACGTCATGA
- a CDS encoding dicarboxylate/amino acid:cation symporter has product MSANPASAAATDSPSGSGSGFRIPRIPFWAQIVAGLVLGVVLGWLARTYDIDWLYTTLDKVGHIFVQLLKLAVAPLVFFAILVSITNLRKVNNAARLATRTLLWFMITSLIAVAIGLAIGLVTNPGSGTGLTPKDGKLPEHAGSWLDFLTGIIPDNVITPFTELNVLQIVFMAAVAGIAALQLGEKAQPILTLSESVLELLQKALWWVIRLAPLGTVGLIGYAIADYGWDLIGKYATFTADVYIGCALVLFGVYPLLLATVAKLSPLQFFKGAWPAIQLAFVSRSSVGTMPVTQKVTERLGVPKEYASFSVPFGATTKMDGCAAIYPALAAIFIAQIFDVQLGVGDYILIAFVSVIGSAATAGLTGATVMLTLTLSTLGLPLEGVGLLMAIDPILDMMRTATNVAGQALVPVIVSAREKILDLDAYNSASSSPVDDAEVGDAEPQRVPVPA; this is encoded by the coding sequence GTGTCCGCGAATCCCGCGTCCGCCGCCGCGACCGACAGCCCGTCCGGCTCCGGCTCCGGTTTCCGAATACCCAGGATCCCGTTCTGGGCCCAGATCGTCGCCGGTCTCGTCCTCGGTGTCGTCCTCGGGTGGCTTGCCCGTACGTACGACATCGACTGGCTCTACACCACGCTCGACAAGGTCGGCCACATCTTCGTCCAGCTGCTGAAGCTGGCCGTCGCGCCGCTCGTCTTCTTCGCGATCCTGGTGTCCATCACCAACCTGCGCAAGGTCAACAACGCCGCCCGGCTGGCCACCCGCACCCTGCTCTGGTTCATGATCACCTCGCTGATCGCGGTCGCCATCGGCCTAGCGATCGGGCTGGTCACCAACCCGGGCTCCGGAACGGGACTGACCCCGAAGGACGGCAAGCTGCCGGAGCACGCGGGCTCCTGGCTCGACTTCCTCACCGGCATCATCCCGGACAACGTGATCACTCCGTTCACCGAGCTGAACGTCCTCCAGATCGTCTTCATGGCCGCCGTCGCCGGTATCGCCGCCCTCCAACTCGGCGAGAAGGCACAGCCGATCCTCACCCTCAGCGAGTCCGTCCTGGAGCTCCTCCAGAAGGCCCTGTGGTGGGTCATCCGCCTCGCCCCCCTCGGCACCGTGGGCCTCATCGGCTACGCGATCGCCGACTACGGCTGGGACCTGATCGGCAAGTACGCGACGTTCACCGCCGACGTCTACATCGGCTGCGCCCTGGTGCTGTTCGGTGTGTACCCGCTGCTGCTCGCCACCGTCGCCAAGCTCAGCCCGCTGCAGTTCTTCAAGGGCGCCTGGCCGGCGATCCAGCTGGCCTTCGTCTCGCGCTCCTCGGTCGGCACGATGCCGGTCACCCAGAAGGTCACCGAGCGCCTCGGCGTCCCGAAGGAGTACGCCTCCTTCTCGGTCCCGTTCGGCGCCACCACCAAGATGGACGGCTGCGCCGCGATCTACCCGGCGCTGGCGGCGATCTTCATCGCGCAGATCTTCGACGTCCAGCTGGGTGTCGGTGACTACATCCTCATCGCGTTCGTCTCGGTGATCGGTTCCGCGGCCACCGCCGGTCTCACCGGTGCGACGGTCATGCTGACCCTCACGCTGTCGACGCTGGGCCTCCCGCTGGAGGGCGTGGGTCTGCTCATGGCCATCGACCCGATCCTGGACATGATGCGCACGGCCACCAACGTGGCCGGCCAGGCGCTGGTCCCGGTGATCGTCTCGGCCCGCGAGAAGATCCTCGACCTCGACGCGTACAACTCGGCCTCGTCCTCCCCGGTCGACGACGCCGAGGTGGGCGACGCGGAGCCGCAGCGCGTGCCGGTCCCCGCGTAA
- a CDS encoding DUF4229 domain-containing protein: protein MRLSIFVGCFVVAAVAVHFGLLPSGVGGSNIVWVILLALVLSAPLSYVLLRKQRDEMSEQIVSTVDRTKARLEANRTREDHATQ, encoded by the coding sequence ATGCGCCTCAGCATCTTCGTCGGCTGCTTCGTCGTCGCGGCCGTGGCCGTCCACTTCGGTCTGCTGCCCTCGGGTGTGGGCGGCTCCAACATCGTCTGGGTGATCCTGCTCGCGCTGGTCCTGTCCGCGCCGCTCAGCTATGTGCTGCTGCGCAAGCAGCGCGACGAGATGTCCGAGCAGATCGTGTCCACGGTCGACCGCACCAAGGCGCGGCTCGAAGCGAACCGGACCCGCGAGGACCACGCCACCCAGTGA
- a CDS encoding GNAT family N-acetyltransferase, with amino-acid sequence MALTFELDPKFDRTLRDGIAELWTEVSNAGGAVGFVPPVTPDDVRPELVKHLVAMAEGRTRLLVGHDEEGAVAATAFLALNSHRLMSHWLWLYTVMVHPRHQGKGYGRDLMDAAAQAARGIEGIEAIRLTCRGGTGVDRFYTSCGYKEVGRVPDAIRVADGDDRDDIIMLLPLG; translated from the coding sequence ATGGCACTTACTTTTGAGCTGGATCCCAAGTTCGACCGGACCCTGCGGGACGGCATCGCCGAGCTGTGGACCGAGGTCTCCAACGCGGGCGGCGCGGTCGGCTTCGTACCGCCCGTTACGCCCGACGACGTCCGGCCCGAGCTGGTCAAGCACCTCGTCGCCATGGCCGAGGGGCGCACCCGGCTGCTGGTCGGCCACGACGAGGAGGGCGCCGTCGCGGCCACGGCCTTCCTGGCCCTCAACTCGCACCGGCTGATGAGCCACTGGCTCTGGCTCTACACGGTGATGGTCCACCCCCGCCACCAGGGCAAGGGGTACGGGCGCGATCTGATGGACGCCGCGGCGCAGGCCGCCCGCGGCATCGAGGGGATAGAGGCGATCCGGCTCACCTGCCGCGGCGGCACCGGCGTCGACCGCTTCTACACCTCGTGCGGGTACAAGGAGGTCGGGCGGGTGCCCGACGCGATCCGGGTGGCGGACGGGGACGACCGCGACGACATCATCATGCTGCTGCCGCTCGGCTGA